From the genome of Helicobacter pylori, one region includes:
- a CDS encoding carbon storage regulator produces MLILSRKVNEGIVIDDNIHIKVISIDRGSVRLGFEAPASTLILRAELKEAIVSENQKASASVNESLLENIKKVIKP; encoded by the coding sequence ATGCTCATCCTCAGCCGCAAAGTTAATGAAGGGATTGTTATTGATGATAACATCCACATTAAAGTCATTTCCATAGATAGAGGGAGTGTGCGTTTAGGGTTTGAAGCACCTGCAAGCACCCTTATTTTGCGCGCTGAACTCAAAGAGGCCATTGTGAGCGAAAACCAAAAAGCTTCTGCGTCCGTAAATGAAAGCTTGTTAGAAAACATCAAAAAGGTCATTAAGCCTTGA